In Clostridium swellfunianum, a genomic segment contains:
- a CDS encoding peptide ABC transporter substrate-binding protein — MKRFIASMAAAAVCASILAGCTTGKSNTGSTDKPKVEVKQEYSTVYSGEATTLNYLTTASENEFAAAANLVDTLIEHDKYGVVKPSLATDWKVSSDGLTWTFNLRKGVKWVTHEGKEYAEVEAQDFVEAMKYVLKKDNKSSTANIAYSVIKNAEKYYKGELTDFAQVGVKAKDKYVIEYTLEHPTPYFLSMLTYVCFFPVNGKFLNEAGAKFGTDSKNLLYNGAYILQTFEPQNQRVFVANDTYWDKSNVFIKKLTYSYNKEAATLSPELFIRKQITDTGIPSSSIDEWMKDSTKKEMVRPASTSFYTYFYAFNFNPKFDAKYEPDNWKKAVNNLNFRKSIFHAFDRNAAMLTSEPYEPQRRLSSTITPKNFVDLKGADYTQLGSLAKFASQDSFGADKAKEYKSKAMNELSGKVNFPVKVPMPYNTGSNEWTNRCQVVEQQIENLLGKDYIDIILLPYPATGFLNATRRAGNYAIMECNWGPDYADPQTYTDPFTAESNYNWADMAEGYKEANGKNKYENMVNAAKAEMLDMNKRYNLFAEAEAFLIDQAFSIPYGIGGGGFMASYLNPFESSYSPFGVSGYKFKGMKIMEKPMNTDTYKKAFETWQKERAEALKVAAK; from the coding sequence ATGAAGAGGTTTATTGCATCTATGGCCGCAGCTGCTGTTTGTGCTTCTATCCTTGCAGGATGCACCACAGGGAAGTCAAACACAGGGAGCACGGACAAACCAAAGGTAGAGGTGAAACAAGAATATTCCACTGTATATTCTGGTGAAGCTACAACTCTAAATTACTTGACCACTGCTAGTGAAAATGAATTTGCCGCTGCTGCAAACTTAGTAGACACTTTGATAGAGCATGATAAATATGGAGTTGTTAAACCATCTTTGGCAACTGACTGGAAGGTTTCTAGCGACGGGCTTACTTGGACCTTCAATTTAAGAAAAGGCGTTAAGTGGGTAACTCATGAAGGCAAAGAATATGCAGAGGTAGAGGCTCAGGATTTTGTTGAGGCTATGAAGTATGTGTTAAAGAAGGACAACAAGTCAAGCACGGCAAACATTGCTTACAGCGTTATAAAGAATGCAGAAAAATATTACAAGGGTGAATTAACTGATTTCGCTCAGGTTGGGGTTAAAGCAAAGGATAAATACGTTATTGAATATACCTTGGAGCATCCTACACCTTATTTCTTATCAATGCTTACCTATGTATGCTTCTTTCCTGTGAATGGAAAATTCTTAAATGAAGCTGGCGCTAAGTTTGGAACAGATAGTAAGAACCTATTATACAACGGAGCATATATACTTCAAACTTTTGAACCTCAGAATCAAAGAGTGTTTGTAGCAAATGATACTTATTGGGATAAATCCAATGTATTTATTAAAAAGCTTACCTATAGCTACAATAAGGAAGCAGCAACATTATCTCCAGAGCTGTTTATTAGAAAACAGATTACAGACACTGGCATACCATCTTCATCCATTGATGAGTGGATGAAGGATTCTACTAAAAAAGAAATGGTAAGACCAGCATCAACAAGCTTCTATACCTATTTCTACGCATTCAACTTCAATCCTAAATTTGATGCAAAGTATGAGCCAGATAACTGGAAAAAAGCAGTTAACAATTTGAATTTCCGCAAATCTATTTTCCATGCTTTTGATAGAAATGCTGCAATGCTTACGTCTGAGCCTTATGAACCACAAAGAAGATTAAGCAGCACCATAACTCCAAAAAACTTTGTTGACTTAAAAGGTGCAGATTATACTCAATTAGGAAGTCTTGCAAAATTTGCATCACAAGACAGCTTTGGTGCTGATAAGGCTAAGGAGTATAAGAGCAAAGCTATGAACGAGCTTTCAGGCAAGGTTAATTTCCCTGTAAAGGTACCTATGCCTTATAATACTGGATCTAATGAATGGACTAACAGATGTCAAGTAGTTGAGCAGCAGATTGAAAACCTTCTTGGAAAAGATTATATAGATATAATTCTTCTACCATATCCAGCAACAGGTTTTTTAAATGCAACGAGACGTGCAGGAAACTATGCTATCATGGAATGCAACTGGGGGCCAGACTATGCGGACCCACAGACCTACACAGATCCATTTACAGCAGAGAGCAACTATAACTGGGCAGACATGGCTGAAGGTTACAAAGAAGCCAACGGCAAAAACAAATATGAAAATATGGTTAATGCAGCAAAGGCAGAAATGCTTGATATGAATAAACGTTACAATCTTTTTGCAGAAGCAGAAGCTTTCCTTATAGACCAGGCTTTTTCAATACCATATGGTATAGGTGGAGGAGGCTTCATGGCTTCTTATCTAAATCCATTTGAATCTTCCTACTCTCCATTCGGTGTTTCAGGCTATAAGTTTAAGGGTATGAAGATTATGGAGAAGCCAATGAATACAGATACCTATAAGAAAGCTTTTGAAACCTGGCAGAAAGAACGTGCTGAAGCTTTAAAGGTAGCAGCAAAATAA
- a CDS encoding ABC transporter ATP-binding protein: MGVILSVENLVIRFNLRGQVLTAIREASLELYEGESLAIVGESGSGKSVFTKAFIGLLDSNGWVDKGTINYNDIELSKYKKEKEWLKIRGKEIAMVFQDPMTSLNPLKTIGKQIQEVVELHQGLKGEEAKKVVLETLVDVGISEPEIRYSQYPHEFSGGMRQRVVIAIAVACRPKILICDEPTTALDVTIQAQIIQLLKKLQKKYNLTIIYITHDLGVVAKVADRIAVMYAGDIIEIGTAEEVFYNPQHPYTWALLSSLPQLGVKGEHLYSIKGTPPNLFNEVKGDAFAPRNPRALKVDFELRPPYFEVSPTHKAKTWLLDPRSPRVEPPAAIKKLLDKYKEGEANE; encoded by the coding sequence ATGGGCGTTATATTATCAGTTGAAAATCTAGTAATTAGGTTTAACTTAAGAGGTCAGGTGCTTACTGCTATTAGAGAAGCATCACTTGAACTTTATGAAGGAGAAAGCCTTGCAATTGTTGGAGAATCAGGCTCTGGAAAATCTGTATTTACAAAAGCCTTTATTGGGCTTCTGGACAGTAATGGCTGGGTTGACAAAGGTACAATTAACTATAATGATATAGAACTATCTAAATATAAAAAGGAAAAAGAGTGGTTAAAAATACGTGGAAAAGAAATAGCTATGGTATTTCAAGACCCTATGACCTCATTAAATCCATTAAAAACCATAGGAAAGCAAATACAGGAAGTAGTTGAGCTTCACCAGGGGCTAAAAGGCGAAGAAGCTAAAAAAGTGGTCTTAGAGACCTTAGTGGATGTAGGAATTTCTGAGCCAGAGATAAGATACAGTCAATATCCTCATGAATTTTCAGGCGGGATGAGGCAGAGGGTCGTTATTGCTATTGCAGTGGCTTGCAGGCCCAAAATACTAATATGTGATGAGCCAACTACAGCATTAGATGTTACTATTCAAGCTCAGATAATACAGCTTCTTAAGAAGCTTCAAAAAAAGTATAACTTAACAATAATTTATATAACTCATGACCTTGGAGTTGTGGCTAAAGTAGCAGACAGAATCGCAGTTATGTACGCAGGAGACATAATCGAAATTGGAACTGCTGAAGAAGTATTTTATAATCCACAGCATCCTTATACTTGGGCGCTGTTATCTTCCCTACCTCAGCTTGGTGTAAAGGGTGAGCATTTGTATTCGATTAAGGGTACACCTCCAAACTTATTTAATGAAGTAAAAGGTGATGCTTTTGCACCAAGAAACCCTAGAGCGTTAAAAGTTGATTTTGAATTACGACCTCCATATTTTGAAGTTTCACCAACTCATAAGGCTAAGACTTGGCTTTTAGACCCAAGGTCACCAAGGGTTGAGCCTCCTGCTGCTATAAAAAAGCTTTTAGATAAGTATAAGGAAGGTGAAGCGAATGAGTAA
- a CDS encoding ABC transporter permease: MDGKFKKTVDNIDSSLFDFAVYDAQKAEKTGYSNYSYWQSTFKVFIKNKVAAFLLILMLVLIFFTLIQPYIPNQKLPTKIYTNLTTGIQLRNHVPDSEFLFGTNSIGQDLWARIWSGTRTSLLIGLLAGIWKAVIGITVGCLWGYVRKLDAIITEVYNVLDNIPTTIVMVLLAYILRPSVFTLVFAMCITNWLSMARFVRNQIVMIRDREYNLASRCLGTPVHRIILKNLLPYLVSVIMLQLALAIPYAIGSEVFLTYIGLGLPLDTPSLGNLINEGRVIMMVPSLRYQLIFPAVVLSIITISFYVIGNAFADASDPRNHV, encoded by the coding sequence ATGGATGGAAAGTTTAAAAAAACCGTAGATAATATTGATTCCTCTTTGTTTGATTTCGCAGTATATGACGCTCAGAAGGCCGAGAAAACAGGATACTCAAATTATTCTTACTGGCAGTCTACCTTCAAGGTTTTTATTAAAAATAAAGTAGCGGCATTCTTATTGATATTAATGCTTGTATTGATTTTTTTTACATTAATTCAGCCGTACATTCCAAATCAAAAGCTGCCAACAAAGATATACACAAATCTAACTACTGGTATCCAACTGAGAAATCATGTTCCTGACAGTGAATTCTTGTTTGGGACAAATTCTATAGGGCAGGACCTTTGGGCAAGAATTTGGAGTGGCACTAGGACATCTCTTTTAATAGGACTTCTTGCAGGAATATGGAAGGCAGTTATAGGTATAACTGTAGGCTGCCTTTGGGGATATGTTAGAAAGTTAGATGCTATAATAACTGAAGTATATAACGTTTTAGACAACATTCCAACAACAATAGTTATGGTGCTTTTAGCATATATTTTAAGGCCCAGCGTCTTTACATTGGTTTTTGCAATGTGTATAACAAATTGGCTTAGCATGGCCAGATTTGTTAGAAACCAAATAGTAATGATTAGGGATAGAGAGTATAATTTAGCTTCAAGATGCCTTGGTACCCCAGTACATAGAATTATACTAAAAAATCTTTTGCCATACTTAGTGTCAGTTATTATGCTCCAATTAGCATTAGCTATTCCTTATGCAATAGGATCGGAAGTTTTTCTAACCTACATTGGTTTGGGACTCCCACTTGATACACCATCCCTTGGAAACTTAATAAATGAGGGGAGAGTAATAATGATGGTGCCTTCCTTAAGGTATCAGCTCATATTCCCAGCTGTGGTACTTTCCATTATAACAATATCCTTCTATGTTATAGGCAATGCTTTCGCTGACGCCTCTGACCCTAGAAATCATGTGTAG
- a CDS encoding ABC transporter permease codes for MLKYTFKRLGQSLITLFIVVSLVFLFMRLMPEEGYFGQGYEKLDLVQREAILTSLGLRDPWYKQLGDFYKNLVKGNLGTSITYRPNVPVAEIIKPKLAYSVYFGLGSLGISLAAGIGLGVLMARSKNKFWDKIGNAYVVFINAVPAAVYYLFLQLYVTDILKLPILFDKNNPASWILPVISMSLGSTAGYAMWMRRYMVDEINKDYIKLARAKGLNNKTIMVKHVLRNAFVPMAQYLPASILYTIAGSIYIESLYSIPGMGGLLVDTIQRQDNPLVQALVLIFSSVGIVGLFLGDILMALFDPRIKLTKQGGTR; via the coding sequence ATGTTAAAGTATACCTTCAAAAGATTAGGACAATCCCTTATAACCCTTTTTATAGTAGTATCTTTAGTATTTTTATTTATGAGGCTTATGCCTGAGGAGGGGTATTTTGGACAAGGTTATGAAAAATTGGACTTAGTACAGCGAGAAGCAATTTTAACTAGTCTAGGGCTTAGAGATCCTTGGTATAAGCAACTGGGGGATTTTTACAAAAACTTAGTTAAAGGAAACCTAGGTACTTCTATAACATACAGACCGAATGTTCCTGTAGCAGAGATAATAAAGCCAAAGCTTGCTTACTCGGTATATTTTGGATTAGGTTCCTTAGGGATTTCTTTAGCAGCTGGCATTGGTTTAGGTGTGCTTATGGCAAGGAGTAAAAATAAGTTTTGGGACAAGATAGGGAATGCTTATGTAGTGTTTATTAACGCTGTACCAGCAGCTGTGTATTATCTATTCCTTCAGCTATACGTAACAGATATATTAAAGCTACCTATATTGTTTGATAAGAACAATCCTGCAAGTTGGATACTTCCTGTAATATCCATGTCCTTAGGGAGTACAGCGGGTTATGCGATGTGGATGAGAAGGTATATGGTAGATGAAATAAATAAAGATTATATAAAGCTTGCAAGAGCAAAAGGTCTTAATAATAAAACGATAATGGTGAAGCACGTACTAAGAAATGCCTTTGTACCTATGGCTCAATATCTGCCAGCATCAATTTTATATACTATTGCAGGCTCAATATATATTGAATCTCTTTATTCGATACCTGGAATGGGCGGGCTACTGGTTGATACTATTCAAAGGCAGGATAATCCGCTGGTTCAAGCTTTGGTTCTAATATTTTCATCAGTGGGAATAGTTGGATTGTTTTTAGGCGATATACTTATGGCATTGTTTGATCCAAGAATTAAACTTACAAAGCAGGGAGGGACAAGGTAA